Proteins found in one Plasmodium malariae genome assembly, chromosome: 13 genomic segment:
- the PmUG01_13018900 gene encoding conserved Plasmodium protein, unknown function → MQSRNFTGSKLTNSSSNTIENKDNIDKKENYIKEVVTPLGDIYILNEKTNEKFIKGTQRSDGTFRKNIRVRTDYMPQVKGKILEEQNKNKYISENIDSIKGVNLNNIKSINTYSSVNKTGEKKVPGWNPVNENENAKNLKKKKKKKKKAKNEKTEN, encoded by the exons atGCAAAGCAGAAATTTTACAGGAAGTAAATTAACAAATAGTTCATCAAATACtattgaaaataaagataatatagataaaaaagaaaattatataaaagaagtGGTTACTCCTTTAGgtgatatttatatattaaatgaaaaaacaaatgaaaaatttattaaaggGACTCAGAGGAGTGATGGGACATTCAGAAAAAACATTCGCGTAAGAACCGATTATATGCCACAA GTTAAAGGGAAAATATTagaagaacaaaataaaaacaaatatataagtgaAAACATAGATAGTATCAAGGGTGTaaacttaaataatattaagagTATAAACACATATAGCAGTGTAAACAAGACAGGTGAAAAAAAGGTACCAGGATGGAATCCTGtcaatgaaaatgaaaacgcaaaaaatttaaaaaaaaaaaagaaaaaaaaaaagaaagcgAAAAACGAGAAAACAGaaaattga
- the LSM7 gene encoding U6 snRNA-associated Sm-like protein LSm7, putative yields MSVLPKARGQNKDNKFMTDIKKFMNQKIRVKFDGGREVVGNLIGHDAIFNLVLDKTQEYIRDPNDSFVITEKTRNIGLIVARGTSVALITPVDGTQEISNPFISEKD; encoded by the exons ATGTCAGTATTACCTAAAGCTCGAGgacaaaataaagataacAAATTTATGACAGACATTAAGAAATTTATGAACCAGAAGATTCGGGTGAAATTCGATGGAGGCAGAGAAG tTGTTGGAAATTTAATTGGTCATGACGCTATTTTCAATTTAGTTTTAGATAAAACACAAGAATATATAAGAG aCCCAAACGACAGCTTTGTTATAACAGAAAAAACCAGAAATATTGGTTTAATTGTAGCAAGGGGAACAtcg GTTGCCCTGATTACACCAGTTGATGGTACACAAGAAATATCGAATCCTTTTATATCAGAAAAAgattga
- the PmUG01_13019000 gene encoding conserved Plasmodium protein, unknown function: MTNVIKAIPNEEKDKCINLNDIRQNAKKYNWLEKTEKENNYVFSKDHVKINIIGLKGLVTVEIQLLSGVYYKMCRSNLRKDEICDLFSCTNYNYNDDVLNKTVLSNNYNLSVQEKIDLFNKNDKNFLKNVKCKDIFINNENGNNKLHKINTEIKTKIKNNLTSNRKKTIADLKKEGTYIFGEEKSGIPSKLNQSEYMPSDKIIMNSLKFSNSSLDTIHTNYKSNYEMKGIKKAILLKEDNLSKEKNNILQEEKVIEKRLKQYNSCDSNIIDKNVEDSREHLPKAEKKYMNLMGKTLSLYDKTKMNLGIIPAELHVYSMCILDKSGEQKEEEHKKQQGEKNKGQEIEKDKVQEEEKYRQQLVGNSSVQGGEVVAHAYEDDFTYQNMKNEENINSKNLQKCNKHKNVVYKKKNIKIRKDQFETFLNNYYDAKKCSYISNNLIIHYSNKFNASSNFNNTYINYRYIGYNTKYHDMHKRLITNKAYDPSEFFDILTLNKRNLNIEKVYCMRVTSGDLFVQKNSSEYVNINCYSNYDENYNHNSSIRISSYRKRCGMNLFRSSSIRNIKDISKDNKNFINGDSIRNKNDNNIISVDNNDNYSIEYLDNYSNRNNMKKVYSELRNNNKSTYQTYNVSNIDAFVVHTRNSTINKYNMMNYKYAKRNIGWNIYDINRPIYEPIFDGNNNVKGDNYRYANKKSRKYNYYNAFRRKHFNKKQDFNPNDYGFTFEKKEKYKYKKNNYKYYKYYYPIKNYNLSYLKFSNINRNNSFGTTLNNNPCGGQSDKCGRNNASFYALHEKKNNEKNSYSNIKNKCTNNSSDNKNERGNKKGSNNSKSNCNNVNSALWNKSNVPGENSLGFFPEDLRFSKTQRGYKTNYGNKLYINKKKGDKWGITEFGAKFGANIRTKVINNLEAEIYNKLSYLKYFKHDPTNSIPRYHCKLKHLLGARNKKKLHTWLKNMLTTNTCAYCYEEFDNLENLENHFMQIKTHMIFYCCEKPFPSLKYLRMHLKREKHNGYIYYY; this comes from the coding sequence atgactaATGTAATTAAGGCAATTCCAAATGAAGAGAAAGACAAAtgcataaatttaaatgatataagGCAAAATGCGAAGAAGTATAATTGGCTGGAAAAAACAGAGAAAGAgaataattatgttttttcaaaggatcatgtaaaaattaacattataGGTTTAAAAGGACTTGTAACTGTTGAAATACAGTTATTAAGTGGagtttattataaaatgtgtAGAAGTAATTTAAGGAAAGATGAAATTTGTGATTTATTCTCATGTACAAATTATAACTATAATGATGATGTGTTAAATAAAACAGTGTtaagtaataattataatttatctgtacaagaaaaaattgatctttttaataaaaatgacaagaattttttaaaaaatgtaaaatgtaaagatatttttatcaataatgaaaatggtaataataaattacacaaaataaatacagagataaaaacaaaaataaaaaataatttaacaaGTAATAGGAAGAAAACAATTGCAgacttaaaaaaagaaggaactTACATATTTGGTGAAGAGAAATCTGGAATACCAAGCAAATTAAATCAATCCGAATATATGCCAAGtgacaaaataataatgaactCATTAAAGTTTTCCAACTCAAGCTTGGATACTATTCACACCaattataaaagtaattaCGAAATGAAAGGAATTAAAAAAGCAATTCTTTTGAAAGAAGATAATCTTagtaaggaaaaaaataatatactacaagaagaaaaagtaatCGAAAAAAGGTTGAAACAGTACAATTCGTGTGACAGTAATATTATTGATAAAAATGTAGAAGACTCCAGGGAGCATTTACCaaaagcagaaaaaaaatacatgaacCTGATGGGGAAAACATTATCCTTATatgataaaacaaaaatgaatttaGGTATAATTCCAGCAGAATTGCATGTTTATAGTATGTGTATTTTGGATAAAAGTGGTGAACAGAAAGAGGAGGAGCATAAGAAACAACAAGGAGAGAAAAATAAGGGACAAGAAATAGAGAAGGATAAGGTACAAGAAGAAGAGAAGTATAGGCAACAGCTTGTGGGAAATTCCTCTGTACAAGGTGGCGAAGTAGTAGCACATGCTTATGAGGACGATTTTACCTaccaaaatatgaaaaatgaagaaaatattaattcaaaaaatttgcaaaaatgcaataaacacaaaaatgtagtttacaaaaaaaaaaacattaagaTAAGAAAAGATCAGTTTGAAActtttcttaataattaCTACGATGcaaaaaaatgttcatatatCTCAAACAACTTGATTATACATTAcagtaataaatttaatgctTCTAGTAACTTCaataatacttatataaattataggTATATTGGTTATAACACGAAATATCACGATATGCATAAACGtttaattacaaataaaGCGTATGACCCATCTGAATTTTTCGATATTCTTACCCTTAATAAGCGTAATCTTAACATTGAAAAGGTATATTGCATGAGAGTAACCTCAGGTGATTTATTTGTTCAGAAAAATTCAAGTGAATATGTTAACATAAACTGTTACAGTAATTatgatgaaaattataacCATAACAGCAGTATACGCATTTCATCTTATCGTAAGAGATGTGGCATGAATTTATTTAGAAGCAGTAGTATAAGAAATATCAAAGATATAAGTAAAGacaataaaaatttcataaatgGAGATAGTAtaagaaacaaaaatgaCAACAATATAATCAGTGTAGATAATAACGACAATTACTCCATTGAATATTTAGATAATTATAGCAATAggaataatatgaaaaaagtgTACAGTGAATTGAGGAACAACAATAAAAGTACTTATCAAACATATAATGTAAGTAACATAGATGCCTTTGTTGTACATACAAGAAATAGCActataaataagtataatatgATGAACTATAAGTATGCGAAAAGAAACATAGGTTGGaacatatatgatataaatcGCCCAATATATGAACCAATTTTTGATGGAAATAATAACGTAAAGGGTGATAACTATCGTTATGCAAACAAAAAGagtagaaaatataattattataacgcATTTCGaagaaaacattttaataagaaACAGGATTTTAATCCTAATGATTATGGATTcacatttgaaaaaaaggaaaaatataaatataagaagaataattataagtATTACAAATACTACTACcccataaaaaattacaatttaagctatttaaaattttcgaaTATCAATCGTAATAATTCTTTCGGCACAACCTTAAATAACAACCCATGTGGAGGCCAGTCTGACAAATGTGGTAGGAATAATGCAAGTTTTTACGCATTacatgagaaaaaaaataatgaaaagaatagttacagtaatattaaaaataagtgcactaataatagcagtgacaataaaaatgagaggggaaataaaaaaggtagtaataatagtaagaGTAATTGTAATAATGTCAATTCAGCACTTTGGAATAAAAGTAATGTACCTGGTGAAAACAGTTTGGGTTTTTTTCCCGAAGACCTCAGGTTTAGTAAAACACAGCGAGGTTATAAAACAAACTAtggtaataaattatatattaacaaaaaaaaaggtgatAAATGGGGAATAACCGAATTTGGTGCAAAATTTGGTGCAAATATAAGAacaaaagtaataaataatcttgaagcagaaatatataacaaattatcatatttaaaatattttaaacatgATCCAACTAATTCAATACCGAGATATCACTGTAAACTAAAGCATTTATTAGGTGCAaggaataagaaaaaattacatacatggttaaaaaatatgttaactACAAACACATGTGCATACTGTTATGAAGAATTTGATAATTTAGAGAACTTGGAAAATCATTTTATGCAAATAAAAACAcatatgattttttattgttgCGAGAAGCCATTTCCTTCGTTGAAATATCTGCGTATGCACCTTAAAAGGGAAAAACACAATgggtatatttattattattag